The following proteins come from a genomic window of Sardina pilchardus chromosome 1, fSarPil1.1, whole genome shotgun sequence:
- the anapc11 gene encoding anaphase-promoting complex subunit 11 — protein MKVKIKQWNGVAAWSWVANDDNCGICRAPFNGCCPDCKVPGDDCPLVWGQCSHCFHMHCILKWLNSQQVQQQCPMCRQEWKFKE, from the exons ATGAAGGTGAAGATCAAACAGTGGAACGGCGTGGCAGCTTGGTCCTGGGTAGCCAACGATGACAACTGTGGTATCTGCCGCGCACCTTTCAATGGATGCTGTCCAGATT GTAAGGTTCCTGGAGACGATTGCCCACTGGTCTGGGGCCAGTGCTCCCACTGCTTCCATATGCACTGTATCCTCAAATGGCTGAACTCACAGCAGGTCCAGCAACAGTGCCCTATGTGTCGACAGGAGTGGAAGTTTAAGGAATGA